Proteins encoded within one genomic window of Oncorhynchus nerka isolate Pitt River linkage group LG9b, Oner_Uvic_2.0, whole genome shotgun sequence:
- the LOC115114543 gene encoding retinoid isomerohydrolase, with amino-acid sequence MVSRFEHPAGGYKKIFETVEELSEPVPATVTGRIPSFLKGSLLRLGPGLFEVGDEPFYHLFDGQALMHKFDFKNGQVTYLNKYVKTDAYVRAITEKRVVITEFGTFAYPDPCKNIFSRFFTYFKGVEVTDNCLVNVYPIGEDYYAVTETNYITKVNTDTLDTLKKVDLCNYVNINGVTAHPHIERDGTVFNIGNCMGKGASLAYNVVRIPPTQKDKSDPIEKSKVVVQFPSAERFKPSYVHSFGMSENYFVFVETPVKINLLKFLSAWSIRGSNYMDCFESNEVLGTLFHIARKDIGGGQGEYIDHKFRAAPINLFHHINTYEDNGFIVADVCTWKGFEFVYNYLWLANLRSNWEEVKKAAMMAPQPEVRRYVIPLDIHREEQGKNLICLPYTTATAVMRTDGTIWLEPEVLFSGPRQAFEFPQINYEKHGGKNYSYAYALGLNHFIPDRIIKLNVKTKETWVWQEPDSYPSEPLFVQTPDGVDEDDGVLLTVVVSPGAQKSGYMLILNAKDMSEIARAEVDCPIPVTFHGMYKK; translated from the exons ATGGTCAGCCG ATTTGAGCACCCTGCTGGTGGCTACAAGAAGATCTTTGAGACAGTTGAGGAGTTATCAGAGCCTGTCCCTGCAACAGTTACAG GTAGGATTCCTTCATTTCTGAAGGGAAGTCTTCTTCGTCTGGGCCCTGGCCTGTTTGAGGTTGGAGATGAGCCTTTCTACCACCTCTTCGATGGCCAGGCCCTCATGCACAAATTTGACTTCAAAAATGGCCAAGTCACCTACTTAAACAA GTATGTTAAAACAGATGCCTATGTGCGTGCCATTACAGAAAAGCGTGTGGTGATCACTGAATTTGGCACCTTCGCCTACCCAGATCCCTGCAAAAACATCTTCTCCAG GTTTTTCACTTACTTCAAGGGTGTTGAGGTGACAGACAATTGTCTGGTGAACGTTTACCCCATTGGTGAAGATTACTATGCCGTCACAGAAACCAATTACATCACTAAAGTCAACACTGACACGCTGGATACACTGAAGAAG GTGGACTTGTGCAACTACGTCAACATCAATGGAGTGACTGCCCACCCACACATTGAGAGAGACGGAACCGTGTTCAACATCGGAAACTGCATGGGGAAAGGAGCATCGCTGGCCTACAACGTTGTCAGAATCCCACCCACTCAGAAAG ACAAGTCAGACCCCATTGAAAAGTCCAAGGTTGTGGTGCAGTTCCCCAGTGCCGAGAGGTTCAAGCCTTCCTATGTGCACAG CTTTGGCATGTCGGAGAACTACTTTGTCTTTGTGGAGACCCCTGTGAAAATCAACCTGTTGAAGTTCCTCAGTGCCTGGAGCATCCGAGGCTCCAACTACATGGACTGCTTCGAGTCCAACGAGGTTCTCGGG ACATTGTTCCACATCGCCAGAAAGGACATTGGAGGAGGACAAGGAGAATACATTGACCATAAGTTCAGGGCCGCTCCCATCAACCTGTTCCATCACATCAACACTTATGAGGACAATGGTTTCATCGTGGCTGATGTGTGTACATGGAAAGG GTTTGAGTTTGTGTATAACTACCTTTGGCTGGCCAACCTGCGCTCCAACTGGGAGGAGGTGAAGAAGGCAGCCATGATGGCACCTCAGCCAGAGGTCAGGAGATACGTCATTCCACTGGACATCCACAGG GAGGAGCAGGGAAAGAACCTGATATGCCTGCCGTACACCACGGCCACAGCAGTGATGCGTACTGACGGGACCATCTGGCTGGAGCCTGAGGTGCTGTTCTCTGGTCCCCGCCAAGCCTTTGAGTTTCCTCAGATCAACTATGAGAAGCACGGTGGGAAGAACTACTCATATGCCTATGCCCTGGGCCTCAACCACTTCATTCCTGACAGG ATCATCAAGCTGAACGTGAAGACCAAGGAGACCTGGGTGTGGCAGGAGCCGGACTCCTACCCCTCAGAGCCTCTCTTTGTTCAGACCCCCGATGGCGTGGATGAGGATGATG GAGTTCTGTTGACCGTTGTAGTATCCCCCGGGGCCCAGAAGTCAGGCTacatgctgatcctcaacgccAAGGACATGTCGGAGATCGCCAGGGCAGAGGTGGACTGCCCTATACCCGTCACCTTCCACGGAATGTACAAGAAATAA
- the LOC115113971 gene encoding RING finger protein 11-like, translated as MGNCLKSPTSDDISLLHESQSDRASYGEADPDLEPPPPYQEEAHMPVYHPTPSQARLASQLTEEEQVRIAQRIGLIQHLPRGVYDGGRDGSEKKIRECVICMMDFVYGDPIRFLPCMHIYHMDCIDDWLMRSFTCPSCMEPVDAALLSTYETN; from the exons ATGGGCAATTGTCTCAAATCGCCGACGTCCGACGATATATCTTTGCTTCACGAATCCCAGTCTGACAGAGCAAGTTATGGGGAGGCAGACCCAGATTTGGAGCCACCTCCGCCTTACCAG GAGGAGGCCCACATGCCGGTGTACCACCCCACCCCCAGCCAGGCCCGCCTGGCCAGCCAGCTGACTGAGGAGGAGCAGGTCCGTATCGCCCAGCGTATCGGCCTCATCCAGCACCTCCCCCGGGGTGTCTACGACGGAGGACGGGACGGCTCCGAGAAGAAAATCAGAGA GTGTGTGATATGTATGATGGACTTTGTGTACGGGGACCCCATTCGGTTTCTGCCCTGTATGCACATCTACCACATGGACTGTATAGACGACTGGCTGATGAGGTCCTTCACCTGTCCCTCCTGCATGGAGCCTGTGGACGCCGCCCTGCTCTCCACTTACGAGACCAACTGA